The stretch of DNA ATAAGAAAATAACTTTTGGTGCAATAGGAAGAACAATGATGGCAGGACCTCAAGAAATAATGAAAGTAGAAGATGAGTTTTTATCTAAAGTAGAGAAATCTACTTCTTATGAAATTACTAAAGATGAACTTATATTAATGACAGATAAAGGAGAAAAACTTATATTTAAGTTAGTAGAAACTCCTAAAAAATAATAGGCTTTGGAGATGAGAATAAATGAAGAATAAATATTTGATAGTTAGTAAAGAAATATTACCAGATTATTTTGATAAAGTTATAGAAGCAAGAGAATTATTAGAACAGGAAAAAGTTAAAAATATTAGTGAAGCTGTAAAAATAGTAGGAATAAGTAGAAGTACTTATTATAAATATAAAGATTTTGTTTTTCTACCTTCTGATAAGTCACATGGAAGAAAAGCTCTTATTTCAATAACCTTAGAACATACACAAGGGAGTTTATCAAATGTTTTAAATTATATTAGCTCAGTAAATGGAAATATTCTTACAATAAATCAAAATATGCCAATGAATGATGCAGCGACTGTAATTATTTTAATGGAAGTTCTTCATTTAACAATATCAATTGAAGAAACTATAGAAGGAATAAAAAGGCTTTCTAATGTAATAAATTGTAAATTAATGTCAATTGAATAAAAATTTAAAAAAACTGCCAATTTTAATTGGCAGTTTTAAATTTATTATTTTCTAATTAATTCAATAAGTAATTTTGTAGTATTTATTAAGTTATCAATAGTAATTTGTTCAGAAGTTGTATGAACTTTATCCATTCCACAACCTAAATTAACAGCTTTAATTCCTTTTTCTACCATGTTGTTAACATCACTTCCTCCACCACTAACAGCAAGTTCGGGAGTAAGTCCAGCTTTTTCACAAGCTTCTTTAATTTCTTTTATGAAACTATCATCTTCTGTATATTTATATCCAGAATAAGAATGAGTTAATCCTCCTTCAAAAGTTCCACCAAATTTTTCACAAGCTTCTTGGATACATTTCATCATGTGTTCTCCTTGAGCCTTTAATTTATCATTGTCTCTACTACGAGCTTCTCCTAAAATTTTAACTTTTTCAGGAACAATATTAGTAGCATAAGAAGCTTCTATTGTACCAATGTTAGCTGTAGTTTCTTCATCTATACGAAGAAGTTTCATATTAGAAATAGCATGAGCAGCCATTTGAATAGCACTTATTCCCTTCTCAGGAGCAACTCCAGCGTGAGCACTCTTACCTATAAATTCTCCAGTTAATTTTAATTGACCAGGAGCAGCTGTTATTATTTTTCCAGCATCTCCACCACTATCAAGAACAATTCCTTTTTTTGCAGTTATTTTAGAATAGTCTAAATTTTTAGAGCCTTTAAGTCCAATTTCTTCACAAATAGTAAATACAGCTTCTATAGTAGGATATTTTAAATTATTTTCTTTAGCGAAACGAACAGCTTCTAAAATACAAGTAATTCCAGCTTTGTCATCAGAACCTAGTATAGTAGTTCCATCAGATTTTATAATATTTCCTTCAATAATAGGAACAATTCCTTTTCCAGGTTTAACTGTATCCATATGAGCTGACATCAAAATAGGTTCTAAAGATTTATCTCCTTCTATTTTACAGTAAAGGTTTCCAACACTTCCTCCAACTATTTTATATGCCTCATCAAAAGAAACTTCTGCTCCAATTTCTCTAAAATCAGAAGCTACTTTTTCAGCAAAAACTTTTTCTTCTAAACTCTCACTATCTATTTTTACATAATTTATAAAAGTATTAATTAGTCTTTCTTGATTAATCATTAAATCACTCCTTTATAAAAAATTTCTATAAATATTATACTATAAACAAATAATAAAATAAAGCTTTTTTTGAAAATAATGTATTGTTATTAATCAAAAATTATTGAGCTGTAGAAGAAAAATTATTTACAATATTTTTCCATAAATTTTGTTCTTTTAGAATTTTTTCTAAAATTTCTCTAACAGCTCCATCTCCACCATTTTTAGAAGAAATAAAATGAGAAATTTCTATTATTTCAGAAGCAGAATTTTTAGGACAAGCAGAAAATTTACAAAGAGACATAACTTCTAAATCATTTAAATCATCACCAATATAAGCAGTTTCCTCTAAAGTTAAATTATATTTATTTAAAAGTTCTTTTAAAGCCATAATTTTATTGTGACATCCTTGAATAATATCAGTAATTCCTAATTCTTTTCCCCTTCTTTCAACTAAAATAGAAGTTCTTCCAGTAATAATAGCAATTTTTAAACCTTGTTTTATACTTTGAGAAATAGCAAGTCCATCTTTAGCATTGAAAGCTTTCATTTCATTTCCCATATTATCAAGATATATTTTTCCATCAGTTAAAGTTCCATCAACATCAAGAACAATTAATTTTATCA from Fusobacterium perfoetens ATCC 29250 encodes:
- a CDS encoding ACT domain-containing protein; this encodes MKNKYLIVSKEILPDYFDKVIEARELLEQEKVKNISEAVKIVGISRSTYYKYKDFVFLPSDKSHGRKALISITLEHTQGSLSNVLNYISSVNGNILTINQNMPMNDAATVIILMEVLHLTISIEETIEGIKRLSNVINCKLMSIE
- a CDS encoding M20/M25/M40 family metallo-hydrolase, with translation MINQERLINTFINYVKIDSESLEEKVFAEKVASDFREIGAEVSFDEAYKIVGGSVGNLYCKIEGDKSLEPILMSAHMDTVKPGKGIVPIIEGNIIKSDGTTILGSDDKAGITCILEAVRFAKENNLKYPTIEAVFTICEEIGLKGSKNLDYSKITAKKGIVLDSGGDAGKIITAAPGQLKLTGEFIGKSAHAGVAPEKGISAIQMAAHAISNMKLLRIDEETTANIGTIEASYATNIVPEKVKILGEARSRDNDKLKAQGEHMMKCIQEACEKFGGTFEGGLTHSYSGYKYTEDDSFIKEIKEACEKAGLTPELAVSGGGSDVNNMVEKGIKAVNLGCGMDKVHTTSEQITIDNLINTTKLLIELIRK
- a CDS encoding KdsC family phosphatase, with protein sequence MIKLIVLDVDGTLTDGKIYLDNMGNEMKAFNAKDGLAISQSIKQGLKIAIITGRTSILVERRGKELGITDIIQGCHNKIMALKELLNKYNLTLEETAYIGDDLNDLEVMSLCKFSACPKNSASEIIEISHFISSKNGGDGAVREILEKILKEQNLWKNIVNNFSSTAQ